A single genomic interval of Mucilaginibacter robiniae harbors:
- the rfbB gene encoding dTDP-glucose 4,6-dehydratase: protein MKKIIITGGAGFIGSHVVRRFVKSHPEYQIINLDKLTYAGNLANLKDIENESNYRFVKGDIVDAEFINSLFETEQPDAVIHLAAESHVDRSITNPLEFVMTNVVGTVNLLNAARYYWKDRYEDTRFYHVSTDEVYGTLGENGMFTEETPYDPHSPYSASKASSDHMVRAYQDTYGMNTVISNCSNNYGSFHFPEKLIPLSIHNIKQNKSIPIYGKGENIRDWLWVEDHARAIDVIFHQAKSGETYNIGGHNEWKNIDLIKLLCQIMDRKLGREPGTSEKLITYVTDRAGHDLRYAIDATKLKTELGWTPSITFEQGLEKTVEWYLDNEQWLNDVTSGHYQQYYEEQYTQR, encoded by the coding sequence CGCATGTAGTACGTAGGTTTGTAAAATCACATCCTGAGTATCAAATCATCAACCTGGATAAATTAACCTATGCAGGTAATCTGGCCAATTTGAAAGATATAGAGAATGAATCCAACTATCGTTTTGTAAAAGGCGATATTGTGGATGCTGAATTTATAAATTCTCTTTTTGAAACAGAACAGCCTGATGCGGTTATTCACCTGGCTGCCGAGTCGCATGTGGATCGATCTATTACCAATCCGCTGGAGTTTGTGATGACTAACGTAGTGGGTACCGTAAACTTGTTAAACGCTGCACGCTATTATTGGAAAGACCGGTATGAGGATACCCGTTTTTACCATGTATCAACCGATGAGGTGTATGGTACCTTAGGTGAAAACGGTATGTTTACAGAAGAAACGCCTTATGATCCGCACTCACCTTATTCGGCTTCTAAAGCTAGTTCCGACCACATGGTAAGAGCTTACCAGGATACTTATGGAATGAATACGGTAATTTCTAATTGTTCTAACAATTACGGTTCTTTTCATTTTCCTGAAAAGTTAATTCCGCTGTCTATTCATAACATCAAGCAGAATAAATCCATCCCGATTTATGGTAAGGGTGAAAACATACGCGACTGGTTGTGGGTGGAAGACCATGCACGAGCTATTGATGTAATTTTCCATCAGGCTAAATCTGGCGAAACGTATAACATTGGTGGTCATAACGAGTGGAAGAATATTGACCTGATTAAATTGCTTTGCCAGATTATGGACAGAAAGCTAGGCCGGGAACCAGGTACTTCTGAAAAGCTGATTACCTATGTAACCGATCGCGCGGGTCATGATTTGCGCTATGCCATTGATGCTACCAAGCTGAAAACCGAACTGGGCTGGACCCCAAGCATTACGTTTGAACAAGGCCTGGAAAAAACAGTAGAGTGGTATCTGGATAATGAACAATGGTTAAATGATGTAACTTCAGGCCATTATCAGCAATATTATGAAGAACAATATACGCAGAGATAA